The Amycolatopsis nigrescens CSC17Ta-90 genomic interval GCGGCAGGTCCGCGACGCCGAGCTCCTTGGCGACCGGCTCCTTCGTGCGCGCGATGTCCCACGGCTCCCGGCCGAGCTTGCCGAGCACCTCGGTCAGTTCGACCGCGGTCGGTGGGGTATCGAGGTAGCGCCGCTCGGTGTACTCCGTGCCGGCCTCGTCCAGTGCCTTCTTCGCCGCCCGCGACTTGGAGCACCGCGGGTTGTGCCAGATCTCCATCCCGCCATTGTCCATGCACAGTCCATCCGAGCATGCGTTCGTCAGGGCTGGGTGTCGAGCCACAGCTGGAAGGTGGGGCCGGCCAGCTTGGCGTGCGGGCCGGGCAGGAGACCGCCGGCGGCGGCGTACTCGGCATCGGGCAGATCGGGGTTGTCCACGCCGACGACCTTGATGTTCCGGCGGGCGCCGAGGAGCTGGGCCGCCTCGGCCACGGTCTCCCGGCGGGGCCCGGCGATCTCGGGAATCGGCGTTCCGGGCGCGGGCTCATCCGGGTCGGTGGCAAGGTCGACCAACTCCTCGGCCACGGTGCGACCGGCCACGAGCTGGCTGGGCCATGCCGGGACGTAGGCCACGTCGCCCTGCTGCCATTCCAGGAGCTGACCGACGAATTCGTGGAACTGCGCGGCACGCAGGATTCGGACCGGCAGCAGCCCGGACAGGTGGAGTTCCTCGTGCACCTTCTTGGCGGCGCCGAAACCGGCGGTGGCCCCGTCGATGCCGATGATGGATGCCACGGTGATCCGGGCGACTCCCGCCCGCTGGCCTTCCTCGTGCAGGTTGCGGGCCGACGTGCGGAAGAACTGCGTCGCCGCGTCCTCCTCCGAGGCGTGCCACGACGCGACGTCGATGATGACGTCGACCCCGCTAAGTGCCTCGGCGAGACCGTTACCGGTGATGATGTCCACGCCGGTGGCCCGTGAGATGGGCACGACCTGCTGCCCCCGTTCGACGAGGACGTCGACGACGTGGCGTCCCAGCCGCCCGGTTGCTCCGGCCACGGCGAACTTGCTGGTGCTCATGTTCCTTACCTTTCTCCAGTGCCAAGGGGTTGCCGGTCAGTCGCGGTAGTTCCGGCCGGGCGGCATACCCGGGATCGGTTTCGCGATCAGGGCGGCCGGGGTGAAGAAGCCGATATGAGCGATCGCCATGATGAGCGACCAGAGCGCCTTGTCGTCGTAGTGCTCGGACGCCTTGGCGTACAGCTCTTCGGGGACGCGCTCGCGGAACGGGTTCGGCAAGAGGACGGCCTCCACGAGCTCCAGTGCGACCCGTTCGGCGTCGCTGAAGTAGGTGGCGTCCCGCCAGGTCGCCACGGCGGTGATGCGGTCCTCTGCTTCCCCGGCCTCGCGGAGGTTGCGGGTTTCCCGGATGGTGAAGTACGTGCTGCCGAGCAGCTGCCCTGCGCGGAGCTGCAACAGGCTGACGGTCGTCCGCGGAATCGGGCCGTCCTGGATGACCTTGTGCAAACCCGCGGCGACTTCCGCCATCTCAGGGACGAACGGGATGGGGTTGGGCATTCGCGACCGGAGGTTCTCCTGCTCGGGTGGCGTGGGTGTGGTCATGGTCTTCCCTTCTCGTGTTGCGTCGCCGTTCGGCGTCTTGGCGACCACGAGACGTTGGCGTCCGAATCCCCGTGACAGCGCGGTCTTGTGACGTGAGCCATCGATCGTGGGTGTCACAAAGCGGCCGGGACCGGCGTCTCGTGCGCGTGACACAA includes:
- a CDS encoding ArsC/Spx/MgsR family protein codes for the protein MDNGGMEIWHNPRCSKSRAAKKALDEAGTEYTERRYLDTPPTAVELTEVLGKLGREPWDIARTKEPVAKELGVADLPRDAANRERWIRLLVDNPVLIERPILIDGATAVLGRDEDSLRQIL
- a CDS encoding SDR family oxidoreductase, which gives rise to MSTSKFAVAGATGRLGRHVVDVLVERGQQVVPISRATGVDIITGNGLAEALSGVDVIIDVASWHASEEDAATQFFRTSARNLHEEGQRAGVARITVASIIGIDGATAGFGAAKKVHEELHLSGLLPVRILRAAQFHEFVGQLLEWQQGDVAYVPAWPSQLVAGRTVAEELVDLATDPDEPAPGTPIPEIAGPRRETVAEAAQLLGARRNIKVVGVDNPDLPDAEYAAAGGLLPGPHAKLAGPTFQLWLDTQP
- a CDS encoding carboxymuconolactone decarboxylase family protein: MTTPTPPEQENLRSRMPNPIPFVPEMAEVAAGLHKVIQDGPIPRTTVSLLQLRAGQLLGSTYFTIRETRNLREAGEAEDRITAVATWRDATYFSDAERVALELVEAVLLPNPFRERVPEELYAKASEHYDDKALWSLIMAIAHIGFFTPAALIAKPIPGMPPGRNYRD